A stretch of Anoplopoma fimbria isolate UVic2021 breed Golden Eagle Sablefish chromosome 4, Afim_UVic_2022, whole genome shotgun sequence DNA encodes these proteins:
- the stag2b gene encoding cohesin subunit SA-2, whose product MIAAPEIPSEFSFTQDTDTRFSSDTDFSEDLDGRSTTSAKGKGGKKGKKAAGEKGKGGKGAGRINGHHQENGMENMMLFEVVKLGRSAMQSVVDDWIESYKHDRDVALLDLINFFIQCSGCKGVVSGEMFRNMQNSEIIRRMTEEFDEDSGDYPLTIAGPQWKKFKSSFCEFISVLVRQCQYSIIYDEYMMDTVISLLTGLSDSQVRAFRHTSTLAAMKLMTALVNVALNLSINMDNTQRQYEAERNKIMAKRANDRLELLLQKRKELQENQDEIENMMNAIFKGVFVHRYRDAIAEIRAICIEEIGVWMKLYSDAFLNDSYLKYVGWTMHDKQGEVRLKCLTALQGLYYNRELNARLELFTSRFKDRIVSMTLDKEYDVAVQAIKLLTLVLNSTDEVLTPEDCESVYHLVYSAHRPVAIAAGEFLFKKLFSQREPEEEGAPKRRGRQSPNANLIKTTVFFFLESELHEHAAYLVDSLWECGPELLKDWECMISLLLDDPLPGEEALTDRQETALIEIMLCTVRQAAECHPPVGRGTGKRVMTAKERKTQMDDRTRMTELYAVALPPLLAKYAMDAEKVTNLLQLPQFFDLEIYTTGRLEKHLESLLRQIREIVEKHTDTEVLEVCSKTYHSLCNEEFTIFNRVDIARSQLLDELVDKFNRLLEDFLQEGEEADEDDAYQVLSTLKRITAFHNAHDLSGWDLFTSNFKLLNTGIENGDMPEQIVIHSLQCTHYVILWNLAKSSEGSSRKDDMVTLRKQMRAFCMMCQRYLTNVNTAVKEQAFTILCDLLLIFSHQMVSGGREHLEPLVYSPEDSLQAELLSFILNHVFIDQDDDTNSTDGQQDDEAVKIEALHKRRNLLAAYCKLIIYCVVDMKTGADIFKQYMRYYNDYGDIIKETMSKTRQIDKIQCAKTLILSLQQLFHEMLSELGHGFDRSSSSFCGIKELARRFSLTFGLDQVKTRDAIAMLHKDGIEFAFKDPSTQGEGGPPLNLAFLDILSEFSSKLMKQDKRTVHMYLERFMTFQMALQREDCWLPLISYRNSLQAGGDDDTMSVMSGYSSRGSSIRSKKIKPPAVTAGTSAAKRKLPEEESSSSEVWQQSMQTPVMLPSPHLTSTAMRDPKRGRDDSFMGVYPLPHDQQPPIQLPQHHQQTPQHHQTPMDYNSQVTWMLAQRQQEEARQQQERAMNYAKLRTNLQQAIRRGTGLMEEDEEPIVEDVMMSSEGRMDDLNEGMDFDTMDIDLPPSKNRRERSELKPDYFDPASIMDESVLGVSMF is encoded by the exons ATGATAGCAGCACCAGAAATACCATCAGAGTTCTCCTTTACTCA GGACACAGACACCCGATTCTCTTCAGACACAGACTTCTCTGAGGATCTCGATGGAAGGAGTACAACCTCAGCTAAAGGAAAG GGTGGAAAGAAGGGGAAGAAAGCAGCAGGGGAGAAAGGCAAAGGAGGGAAGGGAGCAGGCCGGATAAATGGCCACCACCAAGAGAACGGCATGGAAAACATGATGCTGTTTGAGGTGGTGAAGCTGGGCAGAAGTGCAATGCAG TCCGTGGTCGATGACTGGATTGAGTCTTACAAACATGACAGAGATGTTGCGCTACTAGACCTCATCAATTTCTTCATCCAGTGCTCGGGATGTAAag GTGTGGTCAGTGGAGAAATGTTCCGCAACATGCAGAACTCTGAGATCATCAGGCGAATGACAGAGGAATTTGATGAG GACAGTGGTGACTACCCTCTAACCATAGCAGGACCCCAATGGAAAAAGTTCAAGTCAAGCTTTTGTGAATTCATTTCGGTGCTTGTGCGCCAGTGTCAATACAGTATCATCTATGATGAGTACATGATGGACACAGTCATCTCCCTTCTCACCGGACTATCAGATTCTCAAGTCCGAGCCTTCAGACACACCTCAACACTGGCAG CCATGAAGCTGATGACAGCCCTGGTGAATGTAGCTCTAAACCTGAGCATCAACATGGACAACACTCAGCGCCAGTATGAGGCGGAGAGGAATAAGATCATGGCCAAACGGGCTAATGACAGGCTGGAGTTGCTTCTGCAGAAACGCAAAGAG CTCCAAGAAAATCAGGATGAGATTGAAAATATGATGAATGCAATATTCAAAGGAGTGTTTGTTCATCGATATCG GGATGCGATAGCAGAAATCAGGGCAATCTGTATAGAAGAGATTGGAGTTTGGATGAAACTCTATAGCGATGCCTTCCTCAACGACAGCTATCTGAAGTATGTGGGATGGACGATGCATGATAAG CAAGGTGAGGTACGTCTGAAGTGTCTGACAGCCCTGCAGGGTCTCTACTACAACAGAGAACTAAATGCAAGACTGGAGCTCTTCACCAGTCGCTTCAAG GACCGTATTGTCTCCATGACTCTTGACAAAGAGTATGATGTTGCAGTGCAAGCGATTAAATTACTCACTCTCGTCTTGAA tAGTACGGATGAGGTGTTGACCCCCGAGGACTGTGAGAGTGTCTATCACTTGGTCTACTCAGCCCACAGGCCGGTCGCCATTGCTGCTGGGGAATTCCTCTTCAAGAA ATTGTTTAGCCAGCGGgaaccagaggaggagggtgcCCCAAAGAGGAGAGGCAGACAAAGCCCCAACGCCAACCTCATTAAGACcactgtcttcttcttcctggaGAGTGAG CTCCATGAGCATGCGGCCTACCTAGTGGACTCTCTCTGGGAATGCGGTCCAGAGTTACTGAAGGACTGGGAGTGTATGATCAGCTTACTGCTAGATGACCCATTGCCAGGAGAGGAAG ctctTACAGACAGACAAGAGACAGCCTTGATTGAAATCATGCTGTGCACTGTACGCCAGGCTGCTGAATGCCACCCACCTGTTGgaagaggcacagggaaaagg GTGATGACGGCAAAAGAGAGGAAGACTCAGATGGACGACAGAACCAGAATGACTGAGCTGTATGCTGTGGCTTTGCCCCCTCTACTGGCCAAG TACGCTATGGATGCAGAGAAGGTGACCAACTTGTTGCAGCTGCCTCAGTTCTTTGACCTGGAAATTTATACTACAGGACGTCTAGAGAAG CACCTGGAATCCCTGCTGCGTCAGATCAGGGAAATCGTGGAGAAGCACACAGACACTGAAGTTTTGGAGGTCTGCTCCAAGACTTACCATTCCCTCTGCAATGAGGAGTTCACGATCTTTAACAGGGTGGACATTGCCCGCTCCCAGCTGCTGGATGAGCTGGTGGACAAGTTCAACAGACTACTGGAGGATTTTCTACAAGAG GGTGAAGAGGCAGATGAAGATGATGCTTATCAGGTTTTGTCAACTCTAAAGAGGATCACAGCTTTTCACAA TGCACATGACCTGTCGGGGTGGGATCTGTTTACCAGCAACTTCAAGCTGCTCAACACGGGCATAGAGAATGGAGACATGCCTGAGCAG ATAGTCATCCACTCTCTGCAGTGTACCCACTATGTGATCCTGTGGAACCTGGCCAAGTCATCTGAGGGCAGCTCCAGGAAG gatGACATGGTGACCCTGAGGAAGCAGATGAGGGCATTCTGTATGATGTGTCAGCGCTACCTCACCAATGTCAACACAGCGGTCAAAGAACAG GCATTCACCATCCTGTGTGACCTCCTGCTCATCTTCAGCCACCAGATGGTGTCCGGAGGCAGGGAACACCTGGAGCCTCTGGTTTATTCCCCGGAGGACTCGCTGCAGGCTGAATTGCTCTCCTTTATCCTGAACCACGTCTTCATAGACCAGGACGATGACACAAATAGCACAG ATGGGCAACAGGACGATGAGGCAGTAAAGATTGAAGCTCTGCACAAGAGGAGAAACCTCCTCGCTGCCTACTGTAAACTGATCATTTACTGCGTGGTAGACATGAAGACTGGAGCTGACATCTTTAAACAGTACATGAGA tatTACAATGATTATGGTGACATCATCAAGGAGACAATGAGTAAGACTCGGCAAATCGACAAGATTCAATGTGCCAAGACACTCATTCTCAGTCTGCAGCAG CTTTTCCATGAAATGCTGTCCGAACTGGGTCACGGGTTCGAtcgctcctcctcttcattctgTGGAATCAAAGAGTTGGCCCGTCGTTTCTCCCTAACCTTCGGTCTCGACCAAGTCAAAACCCGGGATGCTATCGCTATGCTGCACAA GGATGGTATCGAGTTTGCATTTAAGGATCCAAGTACCCAGGGAGAAGGAGGCCCTCCCCTTAACCTGGCTTTCTTGGACATCCTCAGCGAGTTCTCCTCCAAGCTTATGAAACAAGACAAGAGGACTgt CCACATGTACCTGGAGCGCTTCATGACGTTCCAGATGGCACTGCAGCGAGAGGACTGCTGGCTCCCCCTCATCTCCTACAGGAATTCACTGCAGGCGGGTGGTGATGACGATACCATGTCGGTGATGAGTGGCTACTCCAGCAGAGGCTCCTCCATCCGCTCCAAGAAGATCAAGCCTCCTGCTGTTACAGCTGGAACATCAGCGGCCAAGAGGAAGCTGCCAGAGG aggagagcagcagcagcgaggTGTGGCAGCAGAGCATGCAGACCCCAGTCATGCTGCCATCCCCCCACCTCACTTCAACTGCCATGCGGGACCCCAAGAGGGGTCGTGATGACAGCTTCATGGGGGTCTACCCACTTCCCCACGACCAGCAGCCACCCATCCAACTCCCACAACATCATCAACAGACGCCTCAGCACCATCAAACACCCATGGACTACAA TTCCCAGGTGACGTGGATGCTGGCTCAGAGACAGCAGGAAGAGGCACGCCAGCAGCAGGAAAGAGCCATGAACTACGCCAAGCTCAGGACCAATCTGCAGCAGGCTAT TCGTCGCGGTACTGGGCTTATGGAGGAAGACGAAGAGCCGATTGTGGaggatgtgatgatgtcatctgaGGGTCGTATGGACGACCTCAATGAAGGCATGGACTTTGACACCATGGACATTGATCTG ccgCCCTCAAAGAACCGTCGTGAAAGGTCTGAGCTCAAGCCCGACTACTTTGACCCTGCTTCTATCATGGACGAATCG GTCCTTGGGGTGTCCATGTTTTAA
- the xiap gene encoding E3 ubiquitin-protein ligase XIAP has protein sequence MSDLRQDSNLETDHMADFSQINSRLDSFLGSSLAQQVPAENLARAGFYFTGHGDRVCCFSCEETVENWCRGDTPVERHKEVSPSCRFLSCIHRTNYNLSRDNRLTNGSTYNEEAEDMLYRLRTGEVVDESTYPMAPHMRSEEARLQTLSSWPSTSPVRPRDLAQAGLYYLGLEDRVQCFCCGGMLGGWEDGDTAWAEHTKHFPNCFFILGHDVGNVPSQWGTMEEESGSRPHAYTRVNMGSFEERLSSFSGVLHPIDHERLARAGFYSAGTGGDRVLCFRCGGGLKGWQPEEDPWEEHAKHYPGCSFLLAEKGQEFVNTIQLQDPRRNRATSSQQNGFSGHVNEVLQSPMAQKAIEMGLEPGVVEKTILEKISKTGSGYSTVEALMEDLNNTQSEAANSLEQDKDPMEKLRELQREKQCKICMDRDICIVFIPCGHLVTCKKCSESLVKCPICCGAITQKIQTYIA, from the exons ATGTCTGATCTTAGACAAGACAGCAATTTGGAGACAGATCACATGGCTGATTTTTCCCAGATCAACAGTCGCCTGGACTCATTCCTTGGCTCCAGTCTGGCCCAGCAGGTACCAGCAGAAAACTTGGCCCGGGCCGGCTTCTACTTCACTGGCCATGGCGATCGGGTCTGCTGTTTTAGCTGCGAGGAGACTGTGGAAAACTGGTGCAGGGGAGACACACCTGTGGAGAGGCATAAAGAG GTTTCCCCATCATGCAGGTTTCTCAGCTGCATCCACCGCACCAATTACAACCTGAGTCGTGACAATAGACTGACCAACGGTTCCACATACAACGAAGAAGCAGAAGACATGCTATATCGATTGAGAACAGGAGAGGTGGTCGATGAGTCAACCTACCCGATGGCCCCTCACATGAGGAGTGAGGAGGCCCGGCTTCAGACCCTCTCTTCTTGGCCCTCTACTTCTCCTGTGAGACCCCGGGATCTGGCCCAAGCCGGCCTCTACTACCTCGGCCTTGAGGACCGGGTGCAGTGTTTCTGCTGTGGTGGCATGCTGGGCGGTTGGGAAGACGGGGACACCGCCTGGGCAGAGCATACCAAACATTTCCCCAACTGCTTCTTCATCCTTGGTCACGATGTGGGCAACGTCCCATCCCAGTGGGGAacaatggaggaggagagcggcAGCAGGCCACATGCATACACTCGTGTCAATATGGGGAGTTTTGAGGAGAGGCTTAGCAGCTTTTCAGGTGTCCTGCATCCTATTGACCACGAGAGGCTTGCCAGAGCTGGCTTCTACAGCGCAG ggacaggaggagacagggtGTTGTGTTTCCGCTGTGGCGGAGGTCTGAAAGGCTGGCAGCCTGAAGAAGACCCTTGGGAAGAACATGCCAAACACTACCCTGG atgcaGCTTCCTGTTAGCAGAAAAAGGACAAGAATTTGTCAACACTATCCAGCTACAAGACCCACGACGAAATAGAGCT aCTTCAAGTCAGCAGAATGGATTTTCTGGTCATGTGAATG agGTGCTGCAGTCTCCCATGGCTCAGAAGGCCATAGAGATGGGTCTGGAGCCCGGTGTGGTGGAAAAGACCATCTTGGAGAAAATCAGCAAGACCGGCTCCGGCTACTCCACCGTGGAAGCACTTATGGAGGATCTTAACAACACACAGAGCGAGGCTGCCAACTCACTGGAGCAAG ATAAGGACCCAATGGAGAAACTGCGAGAGCTGCAAAGGGAGAAACAGTGCAAAATATGTATGGACAGAGATATCTGTATCGTCTTCATTCCATGTGGTCATCTGGTCACCTGTAAGAAGTGTTCAGAGTCGCTCGTCAAGTGTCCAATCTGCTGTGGAGCCATAACACAGAAGATCCAGACATATATCGCCTAA